A stretch of Henckelia pumila isolate YLH828 chromosome 4, ASM3356847v2, whole genome shotgun sequence DNA encodes these proteins:
- the LOC140864565 gene encoding protein RGF1 INDUCIBLE TRANSCRIPTION FACTOR 1-like → MGAGGPDEEDNRWPPWLKPLLKEQFFVQCKFHVDSHKSECNMYCLDCMDGPLCSLCLGYHKDHRAIQIRRSSYHDVIRVSEIQKFLDISSVQTYIINSAKVVFLNERPQPRPGKGVTNTCQVCDRSLLDSFTFCSLGCKIVGTSNGFQKNKHPSEKKRTAEAAADSDDSYSSSSSSHVHGRNSKKLPSFTPSTPPPTAASFRVAKRRKGIPHRAPMGGFPIEA, encoded by the exons ATG GGAGCTGGAGGTCCAGATGAAGAGGACAATAGGTGGCCGCCATGGCTGAAACCTCTGTTGAAGGAACAGTTTTTTGTTCAATGCAAATTTCACGTTGACTCACACAAGAGCGAATGCAATATGTACTGTTTGGATTGTATGGATGGCCCTCTGTGTTCACTCTGTTTGGGTTATCACAAAGACCACCGAGCAATTCAG ATAAGGAGATCATCATACCATGATGTGATAAGGGTGTCTGAAATCCAGAAATTCCTCGACATTAGCAGTGTCCAGACATACATAATCAACAGTGCGAAGGTTGTTTTCTTGAATGAACGGCCGCAGCCCAGGCCCGGCAAAGGCGTCACCAATACCTGCCAAGTTTGTGATCGCAGCCTTCTTGATTCCTTCACATTCTGCTCACTTGGCTGCAAG ATTGTAGGGACTTCGAATGGTTTCCAGAAGAACAAGCACCCATCGGAGAAGAAAAGAACGGCGGAGGCGGCGGCCGATTCTGATGACTCTTACAGCAGTAGCAGCAGCAGCCACGTTCACGGGCGGAACAGCAAGAAACTCCCGAGTTTTACTCCGTCGACGCCGCCGCCAACGGCGGCGAGTTTCAGAGTCGCCAAGAGAAGAAAGGGAATCCCCCACAGAGCCCCGATGGGTGGATTCCCGATAGAAGCATAG